A window of the Arachis duranensis cultivar V14167 chromosome 5, aradu.V14167.gnm2.J7QH, whole genome shotgun sequence genome harbors these coding sequences:
- the LOC107489615 gene encoding cytochrome b561 and DOMON domain-containing protein At3g25290-like, whose protein sequence is MVPSSISLLLLFILIALIASTSANTCTNQTLTDASNNNKVYANCMDLPQLNAFLHWTHNTSNSSVSVAFVATPPRPGGWVSWAVNPTGTGMVGAQSFVAYKGDNGVVTVFPLNIQSYSKMSQNLTIDTWNLRGEEDEGVIKIFVNIKVVENAVSLNQVWQVGPSVTAGRIDPHAFAPENLNSKGPLSLVGTQSISHGVDSRTKRKNVHGILNAVSWGFLFPLGVAIARYLRIFPCADPTWFYLHVGCQMSAYVIGVVGWVTGLKLGSESEGIVYTAHRNIGIALFCLCTIQMFALLVRPNKDHKYRVFWNIYHHSFGYTIIFLGIINVFKGFDILNTTEKWKSSYIVAISALAITALILEVITWIVVLRRKSNTK, encoded by the exons ATGGTGCCATCATCAATTTCCCTCCTCTTATTGTTCATTCTCATAGCACTCATTGCTAGTACCTCCGCTAACACATGCACCAACCAAACCCTCACCGACGCTAGTAATAACAACAAGGTTTATGCCAATTGCATGGACCTCCCACAGCTTAATGCTTTCCTCCATTGGACACACAACACATCCAATTCCTCTGTGTCTGTTGCCTTTGTGGCGACCCCACCTCGCCCAGGAGGTTGGGTTTCCTGGGCAGTTAACCCAACCGGCACGGGCATGGTGGGAGCCCAATCCTTTGTGGCCTACAAGGGTGACAACGGTGTCGTAACCGTCTTTCCCCTCAACATACAATCGTATAGTAAGATGTCTCAGAACCTCACGATTGACACGTGGAATTTGAGGGGAGAAGAGGACGAAGGGGTAATCAAGATCTTTGTGAATATAAAGGTGGTTGAGAATGCAGTGAGCTTGAACCAAGTGTGGCAAGTGGGACCCTCAGTGACAGCAGGGAGGATCGACCCGCATGCCTTTGCTCCTGAGAATTTAAATTCCAAGGGACCACTTAGCTTGGTTGGAACACAAAGTATTTCTCATGGCGTGGATTCAAGGACCAAGAGAAAgaat GTTCATGGAATACTAAATGCTGTGAGCTGGGGTTTCCTATTTCCCCTTGGAGTAGCGATAGCAAGGTATTTGAGGATATTCCCATGTGCAGATCCAACTTGGTTCTATCTTCATGTTGGTTGCCAAATGTCTGCTTATGTCATTGGGGTTGTTGGCTGGGTAACTGGTCTTAAGCTCGGAAGTGAATCAGAGGGCATTGTGTACACTGCTCATCGCAATATTGGAATAGCCCTCTTTTGTCTTTGCACTATTCAG ATGTTCGCATTGCTCGTAAGGCCAAATAAGGATCACAAATATCGTGTCTTCTGGAATATCTATCATCATAGCTTTGGATACACTATAATTTTCCTTGGAATTATCAACGTATTCAAGGGTTTTGACATCTTGAATACAACGGAGAAATGGAAATCGAGTTATATTGTAGCGATTTCTGCATTGGCTATAACTGCTTTAATCTTGGAGGTGATCACATGGATTGTTGTCTTGAGGAGAAAGTCTAATACTAAATAA